The following proteins are encoded in a genomic region of Desulfobulbaceae bacterium:
- a CDS encoding methionine--tRNA ligase encodes MTVYVTTPIFYVNAEPHLGHAYTTIVADTYSRFQRLAGHEVRFQTGTDEHGDKIAAAAAAAGVTPQEYADRISGMFRQVTGPLQISFDTFIRTTDPAHKQVVQAVLQKLYDQGDIVLSEYAGLYCQGCERFLTEKELVGGLCPDHQKAPTAITEQNYFFKMSRYQQWLLEHINANPGFITPERYRNEVLSFLSEPLEDLCISRPTARLTWGIPLPFDQNFVTYVWFDALINYLSGIGYRPDGESSPDFSRFWPVSEHVVAKDILKPHAIYWPTMLQAMRVGPYSKLHVHGYWNVNDTKMSKSIGNVIKPLDLVSSYGGDAVRYFLLREMSFGLDSSFSAEAIDARYNSDLANDLGNLVSRTLAMVQKFTSGQIPSPHGEETDLDQ; translated from the coding sequence ATGACAGTGTATGTAACAACCCCGATTTTTTATGTTAATGCCGAGCCCCATTTGGGGCATGCCTATACCACCATTGTCGCTGACACCTACAGTCGATTTCAGCGTCTGGCAGGGCATGAGGTCCGGTTCCAGACTGGAACGGATGAGCATGGTGACAAGATTGCTGCCGCGGCCGCTGCTGCAGGCGTTACTCCCCAGGAGTATGCCGACAGGATCAGCGGGATGTTTCGGCAAGTGACGGGGCCGCTGCAGATCAGTTTCGATACCTTTATTCGCACCACTGATCCCGCCCATAAGCAGGTGGTGCAGGCAGTGTTGCAAAAATTGTATGACCAGGGCGATATCGTTCTGAGTGAATATGCGGGGCTCTATTGCCAGGGCTGCGAGCGGTTTCTGACCGAAAAGGAACTGGTGGGAGGACTCTGCCCTGATCACCAGAAGGCGCCGACAGCCATCACCGAGCAAAATTATTTTTTTAAGATGAGCCGGTATCAGCAGTGGCTGCTGGAGCATATCAACGCTAATCCGGGATTTATCACTCCGGAGCGTTATCGTAATGAGGTCCTTTCTTTTTTGAGCGAGCCCCTGGAAGATCTATGTATCTCCCGGCCAACAGCGCGTTTGACCTGGGGTATTCCTCTGCCCTTTGACCAGAATTTTGTCACTTATGTCTGGTTCGATGCTCTGATCAACTATCTGAGCGGTATTGGCTATCGACCCGATGGGGAGTCGAGTCCTGATTTTTCTCGTTTCTGGCCGGTGTCAGAGCATGTGGTGGCCAAGGATATCCTCAAGCCTCACGCCATTTATTGGCCGACCATGCTTCAGGCTATGAGGGTCGGTCCTTACTCGAAGTTGCATGTTCATGGGTATTGGAATGTCAACGATACCAAGATGTCGAAGAGCATCGGCAATGTGATCAAGCCACTGGATCTGGTATCTTCGTATGGTGGCGATGCAGTGCGCTATTTTCTGCTCAGGGAGATGTCTTTCGGGCTTGATTCCTCCTTTTCTGCAGAGGCCATTGATGCACGCTATAACTCAGATCTTGCCAATGATCTAGGTAACTTGGTGAGTAGAACTCTGGCGATGGTTCAGAAGTTTACCTCAGGGCAGATTCCTTCCCCGCACGGTGAAGAGACCGACCTTGATCAAC